Proteins co-encoded in one Acidobacteriota bacterium genomic window:
- a CDS encoding carboxypeptidase regulatory-like domain-containing protein, whose amino-acid sequence MLKNQRSLGFLRSRVALLAIAGISVLSVVAGSSASSFSGSIREFFGAAPTEQTVLTENISVLDERTAAPLVLANGPIIFQRGASAAFDTPYNRGGQLYRVDPTNLSENPFGEGSQPNYSFDGSKIVFLRNTQLTTSPASSYSPTGLTLLGGGSNIVGLYPKYSPNGNAIAYNSTANINGSLYYHTKIIGGSCSACDTTTNTHDFNPTGPSSYLYPSWNPLPTAPVTAQVVFVRTSAVKADVDSGNFTGDLYTETFTINPDSTITEGQRQPLTSSPAHYAFPVYSHDAAKIAFVKFNADGTSSLNVMNANGTNATVLVTLPNGSTAVHHPGWSPDDTSIAYSDTNRIYRVAVATNQVTAVTSAANADYDLWPTWAPGTRTIRAIAASGLTGQQVTVPIELDAQGNESVVSFSVNFDQTKLSNPVVTLGSGSPAGTFLGTNLSQTAGGKIGILLDRNGAVFASGTRQIVDLRFDIASGAAMGTTPVSFGSTPTAQSVSDLSGGILPTAYTGGTITIAPGATPTPFPATLSYEGRLRDRVGKSDSGIPVDGETDGTFTLTLPAATSTKLMQTIVLTGPNGNEWDTIPQPPPVPANQVKWVVGIADGLDAPLLNCSNGSLCSTPQVGNLGVFKLFVPDSTPTSFSLNSTFNLTMTFTDGTRATGSATIGRTQADVSVVFSPRPSATATVGDTVAFSAIVNNNGPEIASGVTFDGFIDTGFSNLATTTNGCSVSGSHVICSLSSIDPGPAGATSGSSTRRINFTARAATVISANIRLTTSVDANNTIDPNPANNLDNAPVAIAAPQADLEVRSVAVPPAVSNAGDNITYQLLLRNLGPSPATGVQFRLNFSVPAQVVTISGPGCSLAGGFLVCNIGNIASSVSSSTINITAQPLSAGDFVATSTVTGSEQDPNPANNTLNLLTVVKPKVALTGLEVTQAVQDLRNSVPLIAGKRTFIRAYVKALNSASAGATISAKLIGSNSADGISRTIKQSKNFGGQIAVKEMPDRIDPDQGFYFELPDEWTAAGTLQFRIEADYPLTCSEPDPTPNCATSVTFNAPTSALDIRFFRLAYTVGTSTFQTTTTDVNQVVEEFKAIFPTKDVYFDSYSSSVPAGVGRPSTLADFQSIDSKLLTQFRLDCRNRASVCPKHYVGLLTNSVGGVVGLANDIPGDVCATYVDGTLIAPHELGHDLGLSHTNYNLQNGIAPAEQGSGPHTPADGTISKNKIMYDPSAIYGFDVNDTGRYLTTNPGRVYGPYTPDFMSYAPQRHWISEHNYGRLLTSMQGITGSDPNNRPASEPKVVPESVEANDIVFLSGVLSLGPGVSPQLSSVYVVNSPGPVDLPTAGGYAVRFENINGQPIATFPFEPDHPSEAGDQATFNLMLPWDNGTKRITILHDGVPVISRQASANAPTVTVTSPNGGEILTGPTANLTWTSADADGETLNQIIQYSSDGGTTWRVLATDVTTNSYTLDLTTIPGSAQALIRVIASDGINTSQDQSNATFTVPAHAPEATISLPPNDSMFVGEQTIILRGSGYDAEDGLLPNARLTWTSNLNGAVGTGSSVSFDATSLQEGTHTITLTATDSSGQSGTSTRTIRVFRSRPVLPAALAVSSARLSYVAIYGSPIPPQTLSISNSGDGILTWTATSDQPSIQLDLGTGMAPSSINVSVDPSGLNLGVNTGRITITPTGGTASPKIVDVTLILTPGSTSTISSRVTTPTGIGLRNAHVTLISSQGVSRSTTTSSFGVFSFSGVANGDTYTISISSKRYRFAPRITRILTDLNLADFVGLE is encoded by the coding sequence ATGTTAAAAAACCAGAGGTCGTTAGGTTTCTTACGCAGCCGCGTCGCGTTGCTCGCAATAGCTGGAATTTCGGTCCTGTCAGTCGTTGCCGGTAGTTCGGCGAGCAGCTTTTCGGGTTCGATCCGTGAATTTTTTGGTGCAGCCCCCACCGAACAAACCGTCCTAACGGAGAATATTTCAGTTTTGGATGAACGCACTGCGGCCCCGCTGGTTCTGGCGAACGGGCCGATCATCTTTCAGAGAGGTGCTTCAGCAGCGTTTGATACTCCCTATAACCGCGGCGGCCAGCTTTACAGAGTTGATCCGACAAACCTAAGCGAAAACCCATTCGGCGAGGGCAGTCAGCCGAACTATTCATTCGACGGGTCAAAGATAGTTTTCTTGCGCAATACTCAACTGACGACGAGCCCCGCGAGTAGTTATTCACCAACGGGCTTGACGCTATTAGGCGGTGGCTCAAATATTGTCGGCCTTTATCCAAAGTACTCACCTAACGGAAATGCGATCGCATATAATTCGACAGCAAACATCAACGGTTCCTTGTACTATCACACAAAGATCATCGGCGGTAGTTGCTCCGCATGTGATACCACAACCAACACCCACGACTTTAATCCCACCGGCCCAAGTTCGTATCTTTATCCGTCGTGGAACCCGCTCCCGACCGCTCCGGTAACTGCCCAAGTCGTATTCGTGAGAACCTCTGCCGTCAAGGCTGATGTAGACAGCGGTAATTTTACTGGCGATCTTTACACCGAAACTTTCACGATCAACCCTGACAGCACAATAACCGAGGGCCAACGCCAGCCGCTCACCAGCAGTCCGGCTCATTATGCTTTTCCCGTATACTCGCACGATGCTGCGAAGATCGCTTTCGTAAAATTCAACGCTGACGGCACCAGTTCGCTGAACGTGATGAATGCGAACGGCACTAACGCCACGGTGCTCGTCACGTTGCCCAACGGTTCAACCGCAGTACACCACCCAGGCTGGTCGCCGGATGATACGTCGATCGCATATTCAGATACAAACCGAATCTACCGCGTCGCGGTCGCTACCAATCAGGTCACTGCCGTAACGAGTGCCGCGAATGCCGACTATGATCTATGGCCGACATGGGCTCCAGGAACTCGAACGATCCGGGCCATAGCTGCGTCCGGACTCACTGGACAGCAAGTTACTGTCCCTATCGAACTCGACGCTCAGGGCAATGAATCGGTAGTAAGTTTTTCGGTAAACTTTGACCAAACAAAACTCTCGAACCCCGTCGTAACCCTCGGCAGCGGGTCACCCGCCGGTACGTTTCTTGGTACTAATCTAAGCCAAACCGCGGGCGGAAAGATCGGCATACTTCTCGATCGCAATGGGGCAGTTTTTGCATCGGGCACGCGGCAGATAGTTGATCTTCGCTTCGATATAGCATCGGGCGCCGCGATGGGAACGACGCCGGTCAGTTTCGGCTCCACGCCTACCGCTCAGTCCGTCTCCGATCTGTCGGGAGGAATTCTCCCAACGGCCTACACCGGCGGAACCATAACGATCGCTCCCGGAGCGACACCAACGCCCTTTCCTGCCACGCTTTCTTATGAAGGGCGGCTGAGGGACCGTGTGGGCAAGAGCGACTCAGGTATTCCCGTCGATGGCGAGACGGATGGCACATTTACTCTGACGCTGCCAGCGGCTACTTCAACAAAATTGATGCAAACGATCGTTCTCACCGGGCCGAACGGCAACGAATGGGACACCATACCGCAGCCGCCGCCCGTTCCGGCCAATCAGGTGAAATGGGTTGTCGGAATTGCTGACGGCCTCGATGCTCCTCTACTGAACTGTTCGAATGGCTCACTCTGCAGTACTCCCCAGGTCGGAAATCTCGGTGTTTTTAAACTCTTTGTTCCCGATTCCACACCAACTTCATTCTCGTTGAATTCGACGTTCAATCTCACTATGACATTTACGGACGGAACCAGGGCGACCGGCTCCGCAACCATCGGACGCACGCAGGCAGACGTTTCCGTGGTCTTTTCGCCTCGGCCGTCAGCCACGGCGACAGTGGGCGACACGGTAGCGTTTTCGGCTATCGTCAACAATAATGGGCCTGAGATTGCGTCGGGTGTAACGTTCGACGGCTTTATCGATACTGGCTTTAGCAATCTTGCAACAACCACCAATGGCTGCAGCGTTTCAGGCAGCCATGTCATCTGCTCGCTCAGTAGCATCGACCCAGGTCCGGCGGGAGCAACCTCTGGAAGTTCGACGCGCCGGATCAACTTTACCGCCCGGGCCGCGACCGTAATCTCAGCCAACATACGTCTGACGACCTCGGTCGATGCCAATAATACTATCGACCCAAACCCGGCCAACAACCTCGACAACGCTCCGGTCGCGATCGCGGCTCCGCAGGCCGATCTCGAAGTGCGATCAGTCGCGGTTCCGCCCGCTGTTTCGAATGCTGGCGACAACATAACGTATCAGCTATTACTTCGTAATCTGGGCCCGTCTCCGGCCACGGGCGTACAATTCAGGTTAAACTTTTCGGTTCCGGCGCAGGTCGTGACGATCTCGGGTCCGGGATGCAGTTTGGCGGGCGGTTTCCTCGTCTGCAATATAGGAAATATTGCGTCGTCGGTCAGTAGTTCGACGATCAACATTACCGCACAGCCGCTAAGTGCCGGAGATTTCGTCGCTACAAGCACAGTAACTGGATCCGAACAGGATCCCAATCCGGCTAATAACACTTTGAACTTACTAACCGTGGTAAAGCCGAAAGTCGCACTTACCGGCCTTGAAGTAACGCAGGCAGTTCAGGATCTTAGGAACAGCGTACCGTTGATCGCGGGAAAACGTACATTCATTCGGGCCTATGTAAAGGCTCTCAACTCTGCGTCGGCCGGCGCCACTATATCGGCTAAACTCATCGGCTCAAATTCCGCCGACGGCATCAGCCGTACTATCAAACAGTCCAAAAACTTTGGCGGTCAGATCGCCGTGAAGGAGATGCCTGATCGCATAGATCCGGATCAAGGCTTTTATTTTGAACTGCCTGATGAATGGACTGCCGCAGGAACATTGCAGTTCCGTATCGAAGCCGATTATCCGCTCACCTGCAGCGAGCCGGACCCGACACCGAATTGTGCGACGAGTGTTACGTTCAACGCTCCCACCAGCGCGCTCGACATCAGGTTCTTTCGCCTCGCATATACGGTTGGCACGTCGACATTTCAAACAACGACGACAGATGTAAATCAGGTCGTTGAGGAATTCAAAGCGATCTTCCCGACAAAGGATGTCTACTTTGACAGTTACAGCAGTTCGGTTCCCGCGGGCGTAGGCAGACCAAGCACATTGGCGGATTTTCAAAGCATCGATAGCAAACTTCTTACCCAATTCCGCCTTGATTGCCGCAATCGAGCGTCAGTTTGCCCGAAACACTACGTCGGTTTACTCACCAACAGTGTAGGTGGTGTCGTCGGTCTCGCCAATGATATCCCGGGCGATGTGTGCGCAACCTACGTCGACGGTACGCTGATCGCCCCGCACGAGTTAGGCCACGATCTCGGGCTCAGTCACACTAACTACAACCTTCAGAATGGTATAGCACCTGCCGAACAGGGCTCCGGGCCACACACGCCAGCCGACGGGACGATCAGTAAGAACAAGATAATGTACGACCCGAGCGCCATCTATGGTTTCGACGTCAACGATACGGGACGCTACCTGACCACCAATCCCGGCCGGGTGTATGGACCGTATACGCCGGATTTCATGAGCTACGCGCCGCAGCGTCACTGGATATCGGAACATAACTACGGCCGCTTACTCACCAGCATGCAGGGTATAACCGGTAGCGATCCGAATAACCGGCCTGCGAGTGAGCCAAAAGTCGTCCCTGAATCGGTCGAAGCAAACGATATTGTTTTCTTAAGCGGAGTTTTATCTCTCGGTCCCGGCGTCTCTCCGCAATTGTCCTCTGTTTACGTGGTAAATTCTCCAGGTCCGGTCGATCTTCCCACCGCAGGCGGCTACGCTGTGCGATTCGAGAATATCAACGGCCAGCCGATCGCGACCTTCCCCTTCGAGCCCGATCATCCATCCGAAGCCGGTGATCAGGCTACGTTCAACCTGATGCTACCGTGGGACAACGGCACAAAACGCATTACGATCCTGCACGACGGTGTACCGGTCATCTCGCGACAGGCGTCAGCGAATGCTCCGACGGTCACTGTCACCTCGCCAAACGGCGGCGAGATCCTCACCGGGCCAACCGCAAACCTGACGTGGACATCCGCGGATGCTGACGGCGAAACGTTGAATCAAATAATTCAGTACAGCTCGGACGGCGGCACGACCTGGCGGGTTCTTGCCACAGACGTAACGACCAATTCCTACACTTTAGATCTTACGACCATCCCTGGCTCCGCCCAAGCACTGATCCGCGTGATCGCGAGCGATGGCATAAACACCTCACAAGACCAGTCAAATGCGACATTCACCGTACCGGCGCACGCACCAGAGGCGACCATCTCGCTACCGCCCAACGACAGCATGTTCGTGGGCGAACAGACGATAATTCTCAGGGGCTCGGGATACGATGCAGAAGACGGCCTGCTGCCGAACGCAAGGCTTACCTGGACATCAAATCTGAACGGTGCCGTCGGCACCGGCTCTTCGGTTTCTTTTGACGCAACAAGCCTCCAGGAAGGAACACACACAATAACGCTAACTGCCACCGACAGCTCAGGCCAGTCAGGCACCTCGACCCGGACGATACGGGTATTCCGCTCGCGGCCCGTTCTGCCGGCCGCCCTTGCAGTCAGTTCCGCCCGACTGAGCTACGTTGCGATCTACGGCTCACCCATACCACCTCAGACACTGTCCATTAGCAACTCCGGCGATGGCATATTGACTTGGACAGCTACATCAGATCAGCCTTCGATACAGCTCGATCTCGGAACCGGGATGGCGCCGTCAAGTATAAACGTGAGCGTAGATCCATCGGGCCTCAATCTAGGCGTCAACACTGGAAGGATCACGATCACACCTACCGGCGGAACCGCTAGCCCAAAGATCGTTGACGTAACGCTCATTCTCACGCCGGGCTCAACCTCCACGATCAGTTCCAGGGTAACCACCCCGACGGGCATCGGCCTTAGAAATGCTCATGTGACACTAATAAGTTCCCAAGGTGTTTCGAGATCAACGACCACGAGCTCATTCGGCGTTTTCTCCTTCAGCGGTGTGGCAAACGGCGACACTTATACCATCAGTATTTCGTCGAAAAGGTATCGATTTGCTCCCCGAATTACGCGGATATTGACTGATCTAAACCTTGCAGATTTTGTAGGACTCGAGTGA
- a CDS encoding sigma-70 family RNA polymerase sigma factor: MDQAGEITQLLQAGDKQSLEKLLPIVYDELRAVASRVFRGEFRENHTLQPTALVHEAFLRLVGDLDRISWKDRAHFFGIAARLMRQVLVNHAIANKREKRGGGQSMVALDDAISFFQTQNIDILTLYEALERLEDLDKRQAEIVELRFFGGLTIEEVSELLDISPATVKRDWEMARIWLFRELKTIQN, translated from the coding sequence ATGGATCAGGCCGGTGAGATCACACAACTTCTTCAAGCAGGTGATAAGCAATCACTCGAAAAGTTGTTGCCAATCGTTTACGACGAATTGCGTGCGGTCGCTTCCAGAGTTTTCCGCGGAGAGTTTCGCGAAAACCACACTTTGCAGCCGACCGCGCTTGTCCACGAGGCATTCCTTCGGCTGGTCGGAGATTTAGACCGAATATCCTGGAAGGACAGGGCGCATTTTTTTGGTATAGCGGCGCGTTTAATGCGTCAGGTGTTGGTCAACCACGCGATCGCTAATAAACGAGAAAAGCGCGGCGGTGGACAATCGATGGTAGCGTTGGATGACGCTATAAGCTTCTTTCAGACGCAAAACATAGATATTCTTACACTTTACGAAGCTCTCGAAAGACTTGAAGATCTAGATAAAAGACAGGCAGAGATCGTGGAACTCAGGTTTTTTGGTGGTTTAACGATCGAGGAAGTTTCAGAGTTACTCGATATATCGCCGGCTACCGTAAAACGCGATTGGGAAATGGCCAGGATCTGGCTTTTTCGAGAACTCAAGACAATTCAAAACTGA
- a CDS encoding protein kinase: MHSSDYKKVKEVFAAAFDLDASSRVLFLVQNCTDQATRQEVDSLFQLQKEADGFLEGLSAASVIQNSYQKILSEDLIGNLIDKYRVVREVGRGGMGIVFLGERADFKQQVAIKIIKRGMDSDAILARFVREREILASLDHPNISKLLDGGTTENGLPFFVMEYVDGVPIDEFCKNLKEKEILETFRKVCSSVSFAHQKLIVHRDLKPSNILITAGGEPKLLDFGIAKLLDDTDAGATQEHQRVMTPRYASPEQAAGLVIGTASDVYSLGKILGELLDRSTQVRATADGGHHRRKRNGRSDLQNILAMAAHDDMNLRYGSIERLADDLLRYSQNLPVSARRISYSYRAQKFVQRNRTMVALAALLVLSLFVGLTATILNAREARRERELAEKRFENLRKLSDAFVTEVHGAIQNLPGSLPARRLLLRRAVDQLDLLAEESENDNSLQDELATAYFNRASLPDMPVDEKDKVLRRVVGIYENLLRSERNNIHYREQLGVTYTELGDTEKVRGSVAEGLTLSKTAVSIFDQIAKDEPGNSIHLRHLHDAYGQLAAFEAMSGDIPGSLAASRRSVEISEELRGLANSPADVGFLIARSHLQMATALNLTGDYKTAISELQTAMGGFKSEQAANPNDTSISYYLWLTNHRLAAAEDLSGTPAKALEHAQAALSMMKNLLATSPRDIGYHRNSAISGILLGQILIKQNRAAIAVPYLRRALDLSGQVLESDPQYFESQIDVAISKSNLGNALIMSGQKEAGLTQLKESLTIFDRISQIDSTNSLLASNYSEARAYLASFSSHREPNKITRWKW, translated from the coding sequence ATGCATTCTAGCGATTACAAGAAAGTTAAAGAGGTTTTTGCGGCCGCCTTCGACCTCGATGCGTCAAGCCGTGTGCTATTTCTGGTCCAGAATTGCACTGACCAGGCTACGCGACAAGAGGTAGATTCACTGTTTCAGCTCCAGAAGGAAGCAGACGGATTTCTAGAAGGCCTTTCGGCCGCGAGCGTTATTCAAAATTCCTACCAAAAGATCTTGAGTGAAGATCTCATCGGGAATCTAATAGATAAATACAGGGTTGTCAGAGAGGTCGGACGCGGCGGAATGGGAATAGTTTTCCTGGGCGAACGAGCAGATTTTAAGCAGCAGGTTGCGATAAAGATCATTAAGCGCGGAATGGACTCGGACGCGATCCTGGCGAGGTTCGTGCGTGAACGCGAGATACTTGCAAGCCTTGATCATCCAAATATCTCAAAGCTACTGGATGGAGGAACGACGGAAAACGGCCTCCCGTTTTTTGTAATGGAATATGTCGATGGCGTGCCCATCGATGAGTTCTGCAAAAACCTTAAGGAGAAAGAGATCTTAGAGACATTTCGAAAGGTCTGCTCGTCGGTCTCGTTCGCCCATCAGAAACTGATCGTTCATCGCGATCTAAAACCTTCGAACATTCTCATCACAGCGGGCGGCGAGCCGAAATTGCTTGATTTCGGTATAGCGAAACTCCTCGATGATACAGATGCTGGAGCCACGCAGGAGCACCAGCGCGTAATGACGCCTCGTTACGCCTCGCCCGAACAAGCAGCGGGTTTAGTGATAGGCACCGCGAGTGATGTTTACAGTTTAGGAAAGATACTTGGTGAACTGCTCGATCGCTCGACCCAGGTGCGTGCGACGGCAGATGGGGGACATCACCGGCGGAAACGGAACGGAAGATCCGATCTACAAAATATTCTGGCGATGGCCGCCCATGATGATATGAATCTACGATACGGTTCCATCGAGCGTCTTGCCGATGATCTACTGCGTTACAGCCAGAATCTGCCGGTATCGGCTCGGCGTATCTCATATTCTTATCGGGCACAGAAATTTGTTCAGAGGAATCGAACCATGGTTGCCCTTGCGGCCCTGCTTGTTCTAAGCCTGTTCGTCGGACTGACAGCGACAATTCTGAATGCCCGCGAGGCACGACGCGAACGTGAGCTTGCCGAAAAGCGTTTTGAGAATCTGCGAAAGCTTTCGGATGCATTCGTAACCGAGGTTCACGGTGCGATCCAAAACCTTCCAGGCAGCCTGCCGGCCCGGCGGCTCCTCCTCAGGCGTGCGGTCGATCAGCTCGACCTACTCGCTGAAGAATCTGAGAACGACAACTCGCTGCAGGACGAACTCGCAACCGCATATTTCAATCGTGCCTCGCTTCCGGACATGCCGGTGGATGAAAAGGATAAAGTTCTGAGGAGAGTTGTCGGAATATACGAAAATCTGCTGCGCAGCGAGCGAAATAATATCCATTACCGCGAGCAGCTTGGTGTGACATATACCGAACTCGGCGACACAGAAAAAGTTCGAGGCTCGGTCGCGGAAGGACTCACACTCAGTAAAACTGCGGTGTCGATCTTCGATCAGATCGCTAAGGACGAGCCAGGGAATTCTATTCATCTTAGGCATCTTCATGACGCCTATGGCCAACTGGCGGCCTTTGAGGCAATGTCAGGCGATATCCCCGGAAGTCTTGCGGCAAGCCGCCGATCAGTGGAAATAAGCGAGGAACTACGCGGTCTAGCGAATTCACCTGCGGACGTCGGGTTTTTGATCGCCCGCTCACACCTTCAGATGGCCACCGCACTAAATTTGACCGGTGACTACAAAACCGCGATCTCTGAGTTGCAAACGGCAATGGGTGGTTTCAAATCGGAGCAGGCGGCAAATCCAAATGACACGAGTATTAGCTACTATCTTTGGCTAACGAACCACCGCCTTGCGGCGGCGGAAGACTTAAGCGGAACGCCTGCAAAAGCTCTCGAACACGCTCAAGCGGCCCTATCAATGATGAAAAACCTCTTGGCTACCAGCCCGCGAGATATCGGATATCACCGAAATTCAGCTATATCAGGTATTCTGCTGGGACAGATCCTGATCAAACAAAACCGCGCAGCGATCGCTGTCCCTTATCTTCGTCGGGCCCTCGATTTGAGCGGGCAAGTACTCGAAAGCGATCCACAATATTTCGAATCACAAATTGATGTGGCGATCTCGAAAAGCAACCTCGGAAATGCCCTGATCATGAGTGGCCAGAAAGAAGCCGGGCTTACCCAACTGAAGGAATCACTGACGATCTTCGACCGGATCAGCCAGATCGACAGTACAAATTCCTTACTGGCGAGTAATTACTCCGAAGCCCGTGCTTATCTGGCGTCATTTTCTTCTCACCGAGAACCTAATAAGATTACCCGTTGGAAATGGTAA
- the pgsA gene encoding CDP-diacylglycerol--glycerol-3-phosphate 3-phosphatidyltransferase: MNLPNYITVGRIVVVPLLVVVLLTPVAEKWFGMSGYALAIILFIVAALSDIVDGQLARRRKQVSTLGKFLDPIADKLLISAALIVLVEKHLAPSWAVVVIIGREFIITGLRSVAATEGIVIQAQGMGKIKMWAQCVAIVALLVCAANGTPPVSNFGLDYPAAFWEVPEVQTAFENLAKFTINPNDWKVFGYLVGRSALWVAVLTAIWSMYGYFAFFIKERSARTDA, translated from the coding sequence GTGAACCTGCCAAATTACATTACTGTCGGCCGCATCGTCGTAGTTCCGCTCCTCGTGGTGGTGCTGCTGACGCCGGTTGCTGAAAAGTGGTTCGGCATGAGCGGCTATGCTCTGGCGATAATACTTTTCATCGTAGCCGCACTCTCAGATATTGTTGACGGCCAACTCGCTCGCCGCCGCAAACAGGTGTCGACACTCGGCAAATTCCTCGACCCCATCGCCGATAAACTGCTGATCTCAGCCGCCCTGATCGTTCTCGTAGAGAAACATCTAGCCCCGTCATGGGCGGTCGTCGTGATAATCGGACGCGAATTCATAATCACCGGACTCAGATCAGTCGCGGCAACCGAAGGTATAGTGATCCAGGCTCAAGGCATGGGCAAGATAAAGATGTGGGCCCAATGCGTCGCCATCGTCGCCCTGCTCGTATGTGCAGCAAATGGCACGCCGCCCGTCTCAAACTTCGGCCTCGATTACCCGGCAGCCTTTTGGGAAGTCCCCGAGGTCCAAACGGCGTTCGAAAATCTCGCAAAATTCACGATCAACCCGAACGACTGGAAGGTCTTCGGCTATCTGGTCGGCAGATCGGCCCTGTGGGTTGCAGTTCTTACGGCGATCTGGTCAATGTACGGTTACTTCGCATTCTTCATAAAAGAAAGATCCGCGCGAACGGACGCCTGA
- a CDS encoding DUF1501 domain-containing protein, translated as MKESRRDFIKKSGSCALGMAAMATQMHHLGTMTAMAQKVIDSQPDGGANYKALVLLYWDGGNDTNNMVIPMHNDANVSNYAAYAAERSFSGLALTQGQLTNTQINVPRLGLPYALHPALGIGTAGAINNGIHELYTQGKLAIVANVGTLVRPLTKAQYQSSAFAKPYQIGSHSDQKSQFQTSVSNTQAYTGWGGRVSDKLTASQNPSGLVPMITSIAGAQLFTSGQTTLPIAIADAGTGANNLNSVLNPAGFGTSPTGSTLARLNAFNSLRTQDLNSNYISAASHVTDLAMQANAALQTSQEVTVPFPTTTGIGRQLKQVARLIKSRDTLNVNRQIFYVQIGGFDTHTNQLGQQTTLYSQFSQAMRAFYDEMVVQGVSNDVTTFTMSEFGRTFNPAGTAPGTVGSDHGWGSHMFVMGGSVAGGDVYGSRRPDATGSGNYFPTLTKAGLDDADSGTGARGRWIPTTSVDQYSAQFAKWFGLPQDAATLATVFPNLANFNTGTFPSLNFLP; from the coding sequence ATGAAAGAATCAAGACGCGATTTTATAAAGAAATCCGGCAGCTGTGCACTCGGCATGGCGGCTATGGCCACTCAAATGCATCACCTCGGCACGATGACCGCAATGGCCCAAAAGGTCATTGACAGTCAGCCGGATGGCGGAGCGAACTACAAAGCGCTCGTCCTGCTTTACTGGGACGGCGGCAACGACACCAATAACATGGTGATCCCGATGCACAATGACGCTAACGTCAGCAATTATGCGGCCTATGCTGCAGAACGCAGCTTTTCGGGGCTCGCTCTGACGCAAGGCCAATTAACCAACACCCAGATCAACGTGCCTCGGCTCGGCCTTCCGTATGCTCTTCACCCGGCTCTCGGGATCGGAACCGCAGGTGCAATCAATAACGGGATCCACGAGCTATATACGCAGGGCAAATTAGCGATCGTCGCTAACGTGGGAACACTTGTCCGTCCGCTAACAAAGGCCCAGTATCAAAGCTCAGCTTTTGCAAAACCTTATCAGATCGGGTCTCACTCGGATCAGAAATCGCAGTTCCAAACGAGTGTTTCGAATACCCAGGCTTACACCGGCTGGGGCGGACGTGTATCGGATAAGTTGACCGCATCGCAAAACCCAAGCGGACTGGTACCGATGATAACATCGATAGCAGGTGCCCAGCTTTTCACATCCGGACAAACAACTCTGCCGATTGCTATCGCGGACGCGGGAACTGGGGCAAACAATCTCAACTCCGTATTAAATCCGGCAGGATTTGGTACTAGCCCAACAGGTTCGACGCTTGCTCGTCTGAACGCGTTCAACTCACTTAGAACACAAGATCTGAATTCAAACTATATCTCCGCCGCCAGTCATGTAACGGATCTTGCGATGCAGGCGAATGCCGCGCTGCAGACGTCACAGGAGGTAACGGTTCCCTTTCCAACTACTACCGGAATCGGCCGACAACTCAAGCAAGTTGCTCGTCTCATCAAGAGTCGCGATACCTTGAACGTCAATCGCCAGATCTTCTACGTGCAGATCGGCGGATTCGATACCCACACGAACCAACTGGGCCAGCAAACCACCTTGTACAGCCAATTCAGCCAGGCGATGCGTGCGTTTTATGACGAAATGGTCGTTCAAGGCGTCAGCAATGACGTTACGACGTTCACAATGTCGGAATTTGGGCGTACGTTTAATCCGGCTGGAACCGCCCCTGGTACTGTCGGGTCGGATCACGGCTGGGGCAGCCACATGTTCGTTATGGGCGGCTCGGTCGCCGGCGGAGATGTATACGGCAGCCGAAGACCGGACGCCACCGGGAGCGGCAACTATTTCCCGACGCTCACCAAAGCCGGCCTCGACGACGCCGACTCAGGAACCGGCGCACGCGGACGGTGGATACCAACAACATCGGTCGATCAATACTCCGCCCAATTTGCGAAGTGGTTTGGACTTCCGCAAGACGCGGCCACGCTCGCAACGGTGTTTCCGAACCTCGCAAATTTCAATACGGGCACCTTTCCATCGCTCAACTTCTTGCCGTAG